The following are encoded together in the Pseudomonas sediminis genome:
- a CDS encoding thiopurine S-methyltransferase has protein sequence MHEAFWQERWARSQIGFHQEKVNGYLRRHWARLGLAEQAAVLVPLCGKSLDLAWLAEQGHTVIGVELAERAVEDFFAERDVQPQISQQGAFKIYQAGKLRILCGDFFALSRDDVAGCQAFYDRAALIALPPEMRERYAAHLQAILPPACQGLLVTLVYDQQRMDGPPFSVEDAEVEQRFTPGWVPHELERKDVLSGNPRFVENQLEAVEEVVFHLARR, from the coding sequence ATGCACGAGGCGTTCTGGCAGGAGCGTTGGGCGCGCAGCCAAATCGGCTTTCATCAGGAGAAGGTCAACGGTTACCTGCGCCGGCACTGGGCTCGGCTTGGGCTCGCCGAACAGGCGGCGGTGCTGGTGCCGCTGTGTGGCAAGAGCCTGGACCTGGCCTGGCTGGCGGAACAGGGCCACACCGTGATTGGTGTCGAACTGGCCGAGCGCGCCGTGGAGGATTTTTTCGCCGAACGTGATGTACAGCCACAGATCTCGCAGCAGGGAGCGTTCAAGATCTATCAGGCCGGCAAGCTACGTATTCTCTGCGGCGACTTTTTCGCCCTGAGCCGTGACGACGTTGCCGGGTGCCAAGCGTTCTATGACCGCGCGGCGCTGATCGCGCTGCCGCCGGAGATGCGCGAGCGCTACGCCGCTCACCTGCAGGCGATTCTGCCGCCGGCCTGTCAGGGCCTGCTGGTGACCCTGGTGTACGACCAGCAACGCATGGATGGCCCGCCGTTCTCGGTCGAGGACGCCGAGGTCGAGCAGCGCTTCACGCCAGGTTGGGTGCCGCATGAGCTGGAGCGCAAGGATGTGCTGAGCGGCAACCCGCGGTTTGTCGAGAATCAGCTCGAGGCGGTGGAGGAAGTGGTGTTTCACCTGGCGCGCCGTTAA
- a CDS encoding DODA-type extradiol aromatic ring-opening family dioxygenase, with protein MLPSLFISHGSPMLALDPGASGPALARLAAELPRPKAIVVVSAHWESEQLLLTAGEHPQTWHDFGGFPAPLYAVQYPAPGAPELAKEIAEQLNHAGLPAALDARRPFDHGAWVPLSLMYPQADIPVVQLSLPSRLGPEQQTRVGRALSSLREQGILLIGSGSITHNLGELDWRAGPDVITPWAKEFRDWVVEKLEANDEEALHHYRRQAPNAVRNHPSEEHLLPLFFARGAGEAFSVIHAGFTYGALGMDIYRFD; from the coding sequence ATGCTGCCCTCACTGTTCATATCCCACGGTTCGCCCATGCTGGCCCTGGACCCAGGTGCCAGCGGCCCCGCACTGGCCAGGCTGGCCGCCGAGCTGCCCAGGCCCAAGGCGATCGTGGTGGTGTCGGCGCACTGGGAAAGCGAGCAACTGCTGCTGACGGCGGGCGAGCATCCGCAGACCTGGCACGATTTCGGCGGCTTTCCGGCGCCCTTGTACGCTGTGCAGTATCCTGCTCCCGGCGCACCAGAACTGGCCAAGGAGATCGCAGAGCAATTGAATCACGCGGGCCTGCCGGCAGCGCTCGATGCCCGGCGCCCATTCGATCATGGCGCCTGGGTTCCGTTGTCGCTGATGTATCCGCAAGCCGATATCCCCGTGGTGCAGCTTTCGCTACCCAGCCGCCTTGGCCCCGAGCAGCAGACGCGTGTGGGTCGTGCACTGAGCAGCCTGCGTGAACAAGGCATATTACTTATCGGCTCCGGCAGCATCACCCACAACCTCGGCGAGCTCGATTGGCGCGCCGGCCCCGACGTCATCACGCCCTGGGCCAAGGAGTTTCGCGACTGGGTGGTGGAAAAGCTCGAAGCGAACGACGAAGAGGCCTTGCACCACTACCGCCGGCAGGCACCCAACGCCGTACGTAACCATCCCAGCGAAGAACATCTGCTGCCGCTGTTCTTCGCTCGTGGCGCAGGCGAAGCCTTTTCCGTGATTCACGCAGGCTTCACCTACGGCGCACTGGGTATGGACATCTATCGCTTCGACTAG
- a CDS encoding TetR/AcrR family transcriptional regulator, with product MARPSRKDEILQAALACFTEHGVDVTTIEMIRDRSGASIGSLYHHFGNKERIIAALYMAGTEQYAHLLQRGFANTASAEACVKLLVTSYIDWVVANPDWARFILHSRSRVEAGEMGDALREANRQHFAQILTALAEYRLQGLFKALPDDCFASVVIGPTHDLARNWLAGRTQSELGECRELLAQIAWDSVKSSD from the coding sequence ATGGCTCGTCCATCACGCAAAGATGAGATTCTGCAGGCTGCGCTGGCGTGCTTTACCGAGCACGGTGTCGATGTCACCACCATCGAGATGATTCGTGACCGCTCTGGCGCGAGCATCGGCAGTCTGTACCACCATTTCGGTAACAAGGAGCGGATCATCGCCGCGCTCTATATGGCCGGTACCGAGCAGTACGCCCACCTGCTGCAGCGCGGATTTGCCAACACGGCCAGCGCCGAGGCCTGCGTCAAGTTGCTGGTGACCAGCTACATCGACTGGGTGGTGGCCAATCCGGATTGGGCGCGCTTCATCCTGCACAGCCGCAGCCGGGTCGAGGCGGGGGAAATGGGTGATGCCCTGCGCGAAGCCAATCGTCAGCATTTCGCGCAGATTCTCACGGCGCTCGCCGAGTACCGCCTGCAGGGGCTGTTCAAGGCGCTGCCGGATGACTGTTTTGCCTCGGTGGTGATAGGCCCGACGCATGACCTGGCGCGGAACTGGCTGGCCGGCCGCACCCAGAGCGAGCTGGGTGAATGCCGTGAGCTGCTGGCGCAGATCGCCTGGGACAGCGTGAAAAGCAGCGACTAG
- a CDS encoding hotdog fold domain-containing protein, translating to MSQMLQMFQQAGAAQFSTMIGQVAPYFASIAPQMVELRPGYAEVRFAKRREVLNHIGTVHAIALCNAAELAAGSMTDASIPAGCRWIPKGMTVEYLAKADGDIRTVADGSEVDWGQTGDIKVPVMAYVGEKPVFRAEITMYVSQA from the coding sequence ATGAGTCAGATGTTGCAGATGTTCCAGCAAGCCGGTGCTGCCCAGTTCAGCACGATGATCGGTCAGGTCGCCCCCTACTTCGCCAGCATCGCCCCGCAAATGGTCGAGCTGCGTCCAGGCTATGCCGAGGTCCGCTTCGCCAAACGCCGCGAAGTGCTGAATCATATAGGTACGGTGCACGCGATCGCGCTGTGCAATGCTGCCGAGCTTGCCGCCGGCAGCATGACCGACGCCTCCATTCCCGCTGGTTGCCGCTGGATTCCCAAGGGCATGACAGTGGAATACCTGGCAAAGGCCGATGGCGATATCCGCACGGTAGCCGATGGCAGCGAGGTGGACTGGGGCCAGACCGGAGACATCAAGGTGCCAGTGATGGCCTACGTCGGTGAAAAACCGGTGTTTCGCGCCGAGATCACCATGTACGTCAGCCAGGCCTGA
- a CDS encoding YhdH/YhfP family quinone oxidoreductase — protein sequence MTEFKALLVSEGADGGFQREIVQRNVEQLPQGELLIRVRYSSLNYKDALSASGNRGVTKAYPHTPGIDAAGVVEASSVAEFAVGDEVIVTGYDLGMNTAGGFGQYIRVPAVWAIKRPQGLPLREAMVLGTAGLTAALCVDKLEQAGVTPESGTVLVTGATGGVGSIAVVLLKQLGYRVAAATGKAEQADFLRGLGADEIVSREELQQGSDRPMLKERWAGAVDTVGGDILFNVVKSLRHSGSVACCGLTAGVGFQASVLPFILRGVNLLGVDSVELPLVVKASMWDKLSLQWKLDLSLLCQEIGLAELPASIERILAGGMVGRILVRLD from the coding sequence ATGACCGAGTTCAAGGCCTTGCTGGTCAGCGAAGGCGCCGATGGCGGTTTCCAGCGTGAAATAGTCCAGCGCAACGTCGAGCAGTTGCCGCAGGGCGAGTTGTTGATCCGCGTGCGCTATTCCTCGCTCAACTACAAGGACGCGCTGTCTGCCAGCGGCAATCGTGGTGTGACCAAGGCTTACCCGCATACGCCCGGTATCGACGCGGCGGGTGTGGTCGAGGCTTCCAGCGTTGCCGAATTCGCCGTGGGTGACGAGGTGATCGTCACCGGCTACGACCTGGGCATGAACACGGCCGGCGGCTTCGGTCAGTACATTCGTGTACCGGCCGTGTGGGCGATCAAACGCCCGCAGGGGCTGCCGCTGCGCGAGGCGATGGTGCTCGGCACCGCCGGCCTGACCGCCGCGCTGTGCGTGGACAAGCTGGAGCAAGCTGGCGTCACTCCGGAGTCCGGTACGGTGCTGGTCACTGGTGCTACCGGTGGTGTTGGCAGTATTGCGGTCGTGTTGCTCAAGCAGCTCGGTTATCGCGTAGCCGCGGCTACCGGTAAGGCCGAGCAGGCGGATTTTCTGCGTGGTCTGGGCGCCGACGAGATCGTCAGTCGCGAGGAGCTGCAGCAAGGCAGCGACCGACCGATGCTCAAGGAGCGCTGGGCGGGCGCGGTCGATACCGTGGGCGGCGACATTCTGTTCAATGTGGTCAAGTCGCTGCGCCACAGCGGCAGCGTGGCCTGCTGCGGGCTGACCGCTGGCGTCGGCTTCCAAGCCAGCGTCCTGCCGTTCATCTTGCGCGGGGTCAACCTGCTGGGGGTGGATTCGGTAGAGCTGCCACTGGTGGTCAAGGCATCGATGTGGGACAAGCTCTCGCTGCAGTGGAAGCTCGATCTCTCGCTGCTGTGCCAGGAAATTGGCCTGGCGGAATTGCCGGCGTCCATCGAACGGATCCTGGCTGGCGGCATGGTCGGCCGTATCCTGGTGCGACTCGACTGA